In Pedobacter heparinus DSM 2366, the following are encoded in one genomic region:
- a CDS encoding DUF2264 domain-containing protein: protein MKKNWSLTVALFLMMGVAKPDAFAARLPAPDAGQQQRKYLVQTLSKIADPVLKVLSQNKLKELMPVEAKTEGRKNYTYLEAFGRLLAGMAPWLELGPDKTEEGLLRKKYIELARKGIHNATDPEGPDFMNFNKGGQPLVDAAFFAQALLRAPGQLWEPLDEKTRANVIAALKSSRAIIPSYSNWLMFSATIEAALLKFDNSGDRMRIDYALKSHMLWYKGDGAYGDGPNFHWDYYNSFVIQPMLVDVCAVLAGRKSIDKRTFDLVNNRANRYAEVQERLISPEGTYPPIGRSLAYRFGAFQSLAQAVLRKNLPKELLPQQVRAALYTLIRRQVEAPGTFDEAGWLRIGLYGYQPGVGEEYISTGSLYLCSQAFLMLGLPADDPFWKGPDADWTAKKIWKGLDVTTDHARE from the coding sequence ATGAAGAAAAATTGGAGCCTGACCGTAGCACTTTTCCTGATGATGGGCGTAGCAAAGCCCGATGCTTTTGCCGCCCGGCTACCTGCTCCGGACGCGGGGCAGCAACAAAGAAAATACCTGGTACAGACCTTAAGTAAAATTGCAGATCCGGTATTGAAGGTATTGAGCCAGAATAAATTAAAAGAGCTAATGCCTGTTGAGGCAAAAACAGAGGGCAGAAAAAATTATACTTACCTGGAGGCTTTTGGGCGTTTACTGGCGGGCATGGCCCCCTGGCTGGAACTGGGACCCGATAAAACAGAAGAGGGCCTGCTGCGAAAAAAATACATAGAACTGGCCAGAAAAGGAATCCACAATGCGACAGATCCCGAAGGGCCGGATTTTATGAATTTCAATAAAGGCGGGCAGCCGCTGGTTGATGCTGCTTTTTTTGCCCAGGCATTGCTGAGAGCACCCGGGCAGTTGTGGGAACCGCTGGACGAAAAAACCAGGGCCAATGTAATTGCTGCCTTAAAATCGTCTAGAGCCATTATCCCATCCTACAGCAACTGGCTAATGTTTAGTGCAACAATTGAAGCAGCCTTGTTAAAATTTGACAACTCGGGTGACAGGATGCGCATTGATTATGCACTGAAATCGCATATGCTGTGGTATAAGGGTGATGGTGCTTATGGTGACGGGCCTAATTTCCATTGGGATTATTACAACAGCTTTGTGATCCAGCCTATGCTGGTTGATGTATGCGCTGTTTTGGCCGGGCGAAAAAGTATAGATAAAAGAACATTTGACCTGGTAAACAACAGGGCAAACCGCTACGCAGAAGTGCAGGAAAGGTTGATTTCTCCGGAAGGGACTTATCCGCCCATCGGGCGTTCCCTGGCCTACAGGTTTGGTGCTTTCCAGAGCCTGGCACAGGCCGTATTGCGGAAAAACCTGCCAAAAGAGCTGTTGCCCCAGCAGGTAAGAGCTGCCTTGTATACCCTGATCAGGAGGCAGGTAGAAGCACCAGGCACCTTTGACGAGGCCGGATGGCTACGTATAGGGCTATATGGATATCAGCCCGGCGTTGGTGAAGAATATATTTCGACAGGAAGCTTATATTTATGCTCGCAAGCCTTTTTGATGTTGGGCTTACCGGCTGATGACCCTTTCTGGAAAGGGCCTGATGCCGACTGGACGGCAAAAAAGATCTGGAAAGGTCTGGATGTAACAACAGACCATGCCCGGGAGTAG
- a CDS encoding RagB/SusD family nutrient uptake outer membrane protein, translating to MKKICYLLTLLLAISACKKSGDFLDNKDDSAFTEESVFADSARTMDFLARIYSDIHASYSKSRWDSKGNLEQTCDEAEYRNIGGTEKTIVVVYATFNANNVPFADVWTTGYANIRRANIYLQKADGSPLSAALKARTKAEARFLRAWYYFMMVKTFGGIPIIGDKVFEASDEVNVPRNTYAESVDYLIKELDQIAAALPLVDDYPERDYGRVTRGAALSLKSRILLYAASPLFNGGAITSDPVKAALVSYPAASLSRWADAAKAAEDVINLNQYALMKDNSTPGLGFSKVFLTRAPNPEFIFAQLKPNNKDLENFYNPPSRGGNWYSSPTQNLVNDFGTINGKPIATDLKSPSNPQGYDAANPYSNRDPRMGYTVIYNGALWFNKTTNRKDPVYTFIGAGGTMDSISIKTPYSGSSTGYYCRKMCDENVSANGTATTQRGYAMIRYAEILLNYAEAINESGQTSKAYPKLIEIRDRAGIKAGTDGLYGLKANMSQEEMRAVIQNERRVELAFEEHRFWDVRRWKIAEQTDNVTTQGIKITKSGSTYTYALTPVRKHNFRPAMYVLPIPQTEISKMPALIQNPGW from the coding sequence ATGAAAAAGATATGCTATTTACTGACCCTTCTTCTGGCCATATCGGCCTGTAAAAAATCGGGTGATTTTCTGGATAACAAAGATGATTCGGCATTTACAGAAGAAAGTGTATTTGCCGATAGTGCGCGTACCATGGATTTTCTGGCAAGGATTTATTCAGATATCCATGCCAGTTATTCCAAAAGCCGCTGGGACAGCAAGGGAAACCTGGAACAGACCTGCGATGAGGCGGAATACCGCAATATTGGTGGCACAGAAAAAACCATTGTTGTAGTTTATGCCACCTTTAATGCCAATAATGTTCCTTTTGCAGATGTATGGACTACCGGTTATGCCAACATCAGGCGGGCCAACATTTACCTGCAAAAAGCAGATGGATCACCTTTATCGGCCGCCCTTAAGGCAAGGACCAAGGCCGAAGCCCGCTTTTTAAGGGCCTGGTATTACTTTATGATGGTGAAAACTTTTGGTGGTATACCCATTATAGGTGATAAAGTATTTGAAGCCAGCGACGAAGTAAATGTACCTAGAAATACCTACGCAGAATCGGTAGACTACCTGATTAAGGAGCTAGACCAGATTGCAGCTGCCTTGCCACTGGTTGATGATTACCCGGAAAGGGATTATGGCAGGGTAACACGAGGTGCGGCATTGTCCTTAAAATCGAGGATACTGTTATATGCCGCCAGTCCGCTTTTTAATGGTGGGGCCATCACTTCAGACCCGGTAAAAGCAGCCCTGGTAAGTTATCCTGCGGCCAGCCTGAGTCGCTGGGCAGATGCTGCAAAAGCTGCAGAAGATGTGATCAACCTGAACCAATATGCGCTGATGAAAGACAACAGTACACCAGGTTTAGGTTTCAGCAAGGTATTTTTAACACGTGCCCCCAATCCCGAGTTCATCTTTGCCCAGCTAAAGCCGAACAATAAAGACCTTGAAAATTTCTACAATCCACCATCAAGAGGTGGCAACTGGTATTCATCGCCTACGCAGAACCTGGTGAACGATTTTGGGACGATCAATGGGAAACCGATTGCGACCGACCTGAAATCGCCATCCAACCCACAGGGTTATGATGCAGCAAACCCATACAGCAACCGTGATCCCCGCATGGGTTATACCGTTATTTACAATGGGGCCCTTTGGTTTAACAAGACTACCAACCGGAAAGACCCGGTATATACCTTTATAGGTGCGGGCGGTACCATGGACAGCATCTCTATCAAAACGCCGTATTCCGGTTCATCCACAGGATATTATTGCCGTAAAATGTGTGATGAAAATGTAAGCGCAAATGGTACAGCTACTACACAGAGAGGCTATGCCATGATCCGTTATGCAGAGATATTGCTGAATTATGCAGAGGCCATTAATGAAAGCGGGCAAACGAGTAAGGCTTATCCTAAACTTATTGAGATCCGAGACAGGGCAGGGATAAAAGCGGGTACTGATGGCTTGTACGGCTTAAAAGCGAACATGAGCCAGGAAGAGATGCGCGCGGTGATACAGAATGAGAGAAGGGTAGAGCTGGCTTTTGAAGAACACCGTTTCTGGGATGTGCGCCGCTGGAAGATTGCGGAGCAAACTGATAATGTGACCACCCAGGGCATAAAGATCACCAAATCGGGCAGTACTTATACCTATGCGCTTACACCTGTACGCAAGCACAATTTCAGGCCTGCCATGTATGTATTGCCTATCCCCCAGACAGAAATTTCGAAAATGCCCGCACTGATCCAAAATCCGGGATGGTAA